The following coding sequences lie in one Vanacampus margaritifer isolate UIUO_Vmar chromosome 16, RoL_Vmar_1.0, whole genome shotgun sequence genomic window:
- the ncor1 gene encoding nuclear receptor corepressor 1 isoform X4 has protein sequence MSSSSGYPSSQGSFSSEQGRYPSHSVQYTFSGRQQDFAVPDYRTHMQDPQGRRRPSLLSEFHPGTERPPERRHGYEQQFHSITTQAEHEALETKRPRMDSISEAHITRTSSSAGGILLPMHHTLQDSLRATVEVKKESPFSVKVECPSPAGPTLHLGDEHDTSPSKLSKEELIQSMDRVDREIAKVEQQIFKLKKKQQQLEEEAAKPVEPEKPVTPPPVEHKHRSIVQIIYDENRPLYNQPSDTKVYHDNIKTNQVMRKKLILFFKRRNHARKQREQNICQRYDQLMEAWEKKVERLENNPRRKAKESRTREYYERQFPEIRKQREQQERFQRVGQRGTGLSATIARSEHEISEIIDGLSEQENNEKQMRQMSVIPPMMYDSEQRRVKFINMNGLMDDPMKVYKARQFMNVWTEHEKEIFKDKFVQHPKNFGLIASYLERKCVADCVLYYYLTKKNNNYKTLVRRNYGRRRGRNQQITRPAQEEKSEDKNEEEKSEKSEKKEDEEKKDEEEKDEKEESRDIGKDKDKCDGGEDEDGKEQNTPRGRKTANSQGRRKGRITTRSMANEAATMASEEAPPPASEAAVPDPPQLPKSDTAQKSIKEPTKPPTPVASLDTKAGAGETGETSRWTEEEMEVAKKGLVEHGRNWTAIAKMVGSKSEAQCKNFYFNYKRRHNLDNLLQQHKQDTRRARADRSQGEGLTTASPDDDDDNADDSEGGDNSSDTESAPSPSQTDLTKSGDSRRPDSAAADALSSDQDQAQGSNAKTSDPSYGALRVKEEKSPEGEAASHEEKSRVASYSGVVHPKTEPQDVDMKSGEVQVKMEPEVKEKGDKGEHGERQKELHSDNDSSATCSADEDVEAEPERQRILSMEKPSLLSPAGTVLVSSPKQIPHSIQQMHQRAAAIPPMVPGPYGHSPVPISGFAMLQHQIKAAHASAHQEEKQRQDQGDLERRPPFNTRSPSLVDRDGKPLPYMPYDMMLALDQEAFSGRPGSPYRLSPRDLSKSSPQPDPNIPNAFRSSVPPVLHPAPSQLIQSLPDGARMAFSRPSRPPNIPSPPPLIPTTKPTDKPSFIHGGSISQGTPGTYLPSHAVYGPDGSKNTVGSISLGLPRHHDPNKSAPSINDGRGNPSKLGENLSFRGSITQGTPALSQSTVAADLLKGTITKLATEDLSISDKTRDQMAKGHVIYEGKSGHILSYDAIKNPRENTRSPRTGHELKRTYDMMEGPISRGHPGREGAPFEGLISRALPREALHGDSKDRQIITGSIMQGTPRTAAETYEDVLKYGKQIKRESPPIRSFDGGIGKGKPYEGVNTIKETGRSIHEIPRQDQSGQDLRKTPDLSDRRVIEASMSQIHSLNQPTIKHNVKSLITSPSKLPHSLEAMERSKYEESKAVRHTSVVNSTTSVLRSTHQEAAKSQLSPGMYEDANARRTPVNYSSNSVTRGSPMLGRSSDGAKSGAHERKNAMTPTQRECVPAKSPVGGGDPRASHSPFDPHHRPVVPGEVYRAHLPPHLDPSIAFHRVIDPAFMFPRQPSPTGYPNTYQLYTMENTRQTILNDYITSQQMQVIPRPDMVRGVSPREQPVSIPYPAGARGIIDLAQMPPTILLPHPGGTGTPTLERIAYLPGAQPPFTARAFNPTSISPGHQAHLAAAAAAAASVERERERDREQQEKEREKEREQRDREMRERDRERERERERANDYIRGSVVEQPGRPGSRGYLHSPSPSLRTQEVVVQQRPSIFQGKSVITSLMPHSAAVTAASQGNSRYSTAADALAALVDIAASAPPVEVAKVKENKRDERDDELSSASRRAASISEQQQQQQQEPERRSVPYGAMSRPGGKHHPAYPEGVGVKDKAPQTSKSRIEEELRTCGKTTMTTANLIEVIITQQIAPEKDPRERGSQSSDSSSSRQYMMSSNRYDNTGGGAIEVISPASSPVHSQQEKPDDRQRTAAGMRVYDMSRYRPSAEPPQPSSQQPPSSQADSFSQIPKTHRVMTLADHISHIITQDFARNQEPPTVSSLASATFQSTMPPASSSSRAKASSRYSPENQIQAPHHHRPSSRVSPENATDKLRSRPGKSPERGGRQMENYEPISPPQSYQDMEKQETGGPAPQRREADNSEIRSDSRSPGSVSYLPSFFTKLENTSPMVKSKKQEIFRKLNSTSGVGDSDVGNAQPGTEIFNLPAVTSSSSINPRNHSFSDPASNLGLEDIIRKALMGNLEDRPEEHQGAISNTSNTSSDTRQEANPSPSIAKQKQSKANSRKSKSPNLGQAYSGGDRPSSVSSVHSEGDYHRQAQAQSQWSWDDRPSSAGSMQFPYNPLTMRIMSSTPPTSISSPSIQSHQQQPQQQPPLPAGAIVRPQCGVWQQPLMSEQYEPLSDSDD, from the exons CTCACATGCAGGATCCGCAGGGTCGACGAAGACCGTCTTTACTATCTGAATTCCACCCTGGGACTGAAAG GCCTCCAGAGAGACGACATGGTTACGAACAGCAGTTCCACTCCATCACTACTCAGGCAGAACATGAGGCACTGGAGACTAAGCGCCCACGTATGGACTCTATTTCTGAGGCCCACATCACCCGTACCTCTTCTTCTGCCGGGGGTATTCTCTTGCCCATGCACCATACACTACAGGATAGCCTCAGAGCCACCGTAGAGGTGAAAAAG gaGTCGCCGTTCTCTGTGAAAGTGGAATGCCCTTCCCCAGCAGGACCGACGTTGCACCTTGGGGACGAGCATGACACATCTCCTTCCAAGCTGTCCAAGGAGGAGCTGATCCAGAGTATGGACCGTGTGGACAGAGAGATTGCTAAAGTGGAGCAGCAGATTTTCAAGTTGAAGAAAAAGCAA CAACAACTGGAGGAGGAAGCGGCAAAGCCTGTGGAGCCAGAAAAGCCAGTGACCCCTCCCCCAGTGGAACACAAGCACCGCAGCATAGTCCAAATCATCTATGATGAGAACAGA CCCCTGTACAATCAACCATCAGACACAAAAGTTTACCATGACAACATTAAAAC CAATCAAGTCATGAGGAAGAagctgattcttttttttaagaggaggAATCATGCTCGTAAACAAAGG GAACAGAATATCTGCCAACGCTACGACCAGCTGATGGAAgcttgggaaaaaaaggtggagCGCCTTGAGAACAACCCCAGGCGCAAAGCCAAGGAGAGCAGGACACGGGAGTACTATGAAAGGCAATTCCCTGAGATCCGGAAGCAGAGAGAGCAGCAGGAGCGCTTCCAGAG ggtTGGCCAGAGAGGAACAGGTCTCTCTGCAACAATCGCTAGAAGCGAGCATGAGATTTCTGAAATTATTGATGGCCTTTCTGAGCAGGAG AACAACGAAAAACAGATGAGACAGATGTCAGTCATCCCTCCAATGATGTATGACTCAGAGCAGAGGCGAGTGAAGTTCATCAACATGAATGGCTTGATGGATGACCCCATGAAGGTGTACAAAGCCCGACAGTTCATGAATGTTTGGACTGAACACGAGAAAGAGATCTTTAAAGACAA GTTTGTCCAACACCCGAAGAACTTTGGCCTGATTGCTTCCTATCTAGAAAGAAAG TGTGTTGCTGACTGTGTCCTGTACTACTACCTGACCAAGAAGAACAACAACTACAAGACGCTGGTGAGACGCAACTACGGTAGACGGCGGGGAAGGAACCAG CAAATAACACGTCCTGCACAAGAAGAGAAGTCCGAAGATAAAAACGAAGAGGAAAAATCGGAGAAGTCCgagaaaaaagaagacgaagaaaaGAAAGACGAGGAAGAGAAAGATGAAAAGGAGGAGTCGAG GGACATTGGCAaggacaaagacaagtgtgACGGTGGGGAGGACGAGGACGGAAAAGAGCAAAACACGCCGCGTGGCAGGAAGACCGCCAACAGCCAGGGCCGACGTAAGGGAAGGATCACCACACGCTCCATGGCCAATGAGGCTGCCACTATGGCGTCGGAGGAAGCGCCTCCCCCTGCTTCAGAGGCTGCCGTGCCAGATCCTCCGCAGCTCCCTAAATCCGATACAGCTCAGAAGTCCATAAAAGAACCGACAAAACCGCCTACTCCAGTAGCTTCACTGGATACAAAAG CTGGTGCTGGTGAAACTGGAGAAACTTCTCGCTGGACCGAGGAGGAAATGGAAGTCGCCAAAAAAG GTTTAGTTGAGCATGGACGAAACTGGACGGCCATCGCCAAAATGGTGGGCAGCAAAAGTGAGGCGCAGTGCAAAAACTTCTATTTCAATTACAAGCGACGTCACAATCTGGACAACCTGCTGCAGCAGCATAAGCAG GACACACGGCGGGCTCGTGCCGACAGGTCTCAAGGTGAAGGTCTAACCACAGCCTCAcctgacgacgatgacgacaaTGCAGATGACAGTGAAG GCGGTGACAATAGCTCTGACACAGAGAGTGCTCCCTCCCCCTCTCAAACCGACCTGACCAAGTCCGGTGACTCCAGGAGACCAGACAGTGCTGCTGCAGATGCTCTGAGCTCTGATCAGGACCAGGCTCAGGGCAGCAATGCGAAAACGTCCGACCCCTCATACGGGGCGCTGCGTGTCAAGGAAGAGAAAAGCCCAGAGGGTGAGGCTGCTTCGCATGAGGAAAAGAGCAGAGTGGCTTCCTACTCAGGTGTGGTCCATCCAAAAACTGAACCTCAAGATGTGGACATGAAATCTGGAGAAGTTCAGGTTAAAATGGAGCCTGAGGTCAAGGAGAAAGGAGATAAAGGTGAACATGGCGAGAGGCAGAAGGAACTCCACTCAGATAATGACTCTAGCGCCACCTGCAGTGCTGATGAAGACGTGGAAGCAGAGCCTGAAAGACagag AATCCTTTCCATGGAGAAGCCATCTTTGCTCAGTCCCGCAGGCACGGTCCTGGTGTCTTCACCTAAGCAAATTCCACACAGCATCCAGCAGATGCATCAGAGGGCAGCTGCCATTCCACCAATG GTACCTGGTCCATATGGCCATAGTCCGGTGCCCATCAGTGGTTTTGCGATGTTGCAGCACCAGATCAAAGCGGCGCATGCGTCGGCACACCAGGAGGAGAAGCAGAGGCAGGACCAGGGAGACCTGGAGCGCAGACCGCCCTTCAACACCCGCAGCCCAAGTCTGGTTGACAGAGATG GTAAGCCCCTACCCTACATGCCTTATGACATGATGTTGGCTCTGGACCAGGAGGCCTTCTCTGGTCGGCCAGGCTCTCCTTACAGACTCTCCCCCAGGGATCTAAGCAAGTCCTCACCCCAACCTGACCCCAACATCCCCAATGCTTTCCGCTCCAGTGTGCCGCCAg TCCTCCACCCGGCGCCCAGCCAGCTGATCCAGAGTCTGCCAGACGGCGCACGGATGGCTTTCAGCAGACCCAGTCGACCGCCTAACATTCCCTCGCCGCCTCCTCTCATTCCAACCACCAAACCCACTGACAAACCGTCCTTCATTCATGGGGGCTCAATATCTCAG GGAACCCCAGGCACATACCTGCCTTCGCATGCCGTTTATGGGCCTGACGGGAGTAAGAATACTGTGGGCTCCATCTCTTTGGGCCTGCCTCGGCACCACGATCCCAACAAGTCTG ctccaTCTATAAATGATGGTAGAGGAAACCCATCAAAATTGGGCGAGAACCTGTCTTTCAGAGGATCTATCacgcag GGCACACCAGCCCTTTCCCAATCTACTGTTGCTGCTGACCTGCTTAAGGGCACCATCACAAAACTGGCCACAGAAGACCTGAGTATCTCTGACAAGACGAGGGACCAGATGGCTAAAGGGCATGTTATTTACGAGGGCAAGAGTGGTCACATCCTCTCTTATGATG CCATCAAGAACCCAAGGGAAAATACCCGTAGTCCCAGAACTGGCCATGAGTTAAAACGCACTTATGACATGATGGAGGGACCCATCAGCAGGGGCCACCCAGGCAGGGAAGGCGCTCCATTTGAAG GTTTGATTAGCAGAGCTTTGCCCAGAGAAGCCCTCCATGGAGATTCTAAAGACCGGCAAATAATCACTGGCTCAATCATGCAAG gAACACCTAGAACAGCTGCAGAAACATACGAAGATGTTCTGAAATATGGGAAACAGATCAAACGAGAGAGCCCACCTATCCGCTCCTTTGATGGGGGGATTGGCAAAGGAAAGCCCTATGAGGGCGTTAATACCATTAAAGAGACTGGTCGCTCCATTCACGAAATCCCTCGACAGGACCAGTCTGGCCAGGACCTCAGAAAGACCCCTGACCTATCAGACAGGAGGGTCATAGAGGCTTCCATGTCGCAG ATTCACTCTCTGAACCAACCTACAATCAAGCACAATGTTAAGTCCCTAATCACCAGTCCCAGTAAGCTTCCGCACAGCCTTGAGGCCATGGAACGAAGCAAGTACGAGGAGAGCAAGGCAGTGCGCCACACTTCGGTGGTTAACTCCACCACCTCGGTCCTGCGCTCAACGCACCAGGAAGCTGCAAAGTCTCAGCTCAGCCCAGGCATGTATGAGGATGCCAACGCTCGCAGGACCCCTGTGAACTACAGCTCCAATTCCGTGACCAGAGGTTCACCCATGCTGGGCCGTTCATCAGATG GGGCGAAATCTGGTGCGCATGAAAGAAAAAACGCAATGACACCCACGCAGAGGGAATGTGTCCCAGCCAAGTCCCCAGTGGGGGGTGGCGATCCCAGGGCTTCTCACAGCCCCTTCGACCCTCACCACAGGCCGGTTGTTCCAGGGGAAGTATACCGAGCCCACCTACCTCCACATCTTGACCCCAGTATTGCCTTCCATAGAGTGATTGATCCTG CCTTCATGTTTCCCAGACAGCCATCTCCAACTGGCTACCCCAACACATACCAACTATACACGATGGAGAACACGCGGCAAACCATCCTCAATGATTACATCACTTCTCAGCAGATGCAAGTCATCCCCCGGCCTGACATGGTCCGTGGGGTGTCACCGCGGGAACAGCCCGTTTCTATCCCGTACCCAGCTGGAGCGAGAG GGATAATTGATCTAGCCCAGATGCCTCCAACTATCCTGTTGCCTCACCCTGGGGGAACAGGTACTCCCACTTTGGAACGTATCGCCTACCTCCCTGGAGCTCAGCCCCCTTTCACTGCTAGGGCTTTCAACCCAACCTCCATATCGCCAG GTCACCAAGCCCACCTTGCTGCagcagccgccgccgctgcAAGCGTGGAGAGGGAACGGGAACGTGACCGTGAGCAACAAGAGAAGGAGAGGGAAAAGGAAAGGGAGCAGCGGGATCGAGAAATGCGAGAACGGGATCGGGAAAGAGAGCGGGAAAGAGAGCGAGCGAATGATTACATTCGTGGAA GTGTTGTTGAGCAACCAGGCCGGCCAGGAAGCCGAGGCTATCTACATTCTCCTTCCCCTTCACTCAGAACGCAGGAAGTGGTTGTTCAGCAGCGACCAAGCATCTTTCAGGGCAAGAGTGTTATCACTTCTCTTAT GCCTCATTCAGCAGCAGTAACAGCAGCGTCCCAAGGTAACTCTCGCTACAGCACTGCAGCTGATGCACTGGCTGCTTTGGTGGATATCGCAGCCTCGGCCCCGCCCGTGGAGGTGGCCAAAGTGAAGGAGAACAAACGGGATGAGCGGGATGACGAATTATCTTCAGCATCTCGGAGAGCAGCGAGCATCtcggagcagcagcagcagcagcagcaggagccagAGCGGCGATCCGTACCATATGGTGCTATGTCTCGTCCAGGGGGGAAACACCACCCAGCGTACCCTGAAGGGGTTGGTGTTAAAGATAAAGCGCCGCAAACCTCAAAGTCCCGCATTGAGGAGGAGCTTCGAACCTGTGGAAAAACAACCATGACGACCGCTAACTTAATTGAAGTCATCATCACCCAACAAATAGCACCAGAAAAAGACCCCCGGGAGCGAGGCTCTCAGAGCTCTGACTCCTCAAGTAGCCGTCAGTATATGA TGTCATCAAACCGATATGACAACACTGGCGGAGGAGCCATTGAAGTGATAAGTCCTGCTAGTTCCCCAGTTCATTCCCAACAAGAAAAACCTGACGACAGGCAGCGGACGGCAG CTGGCATGCGGGTTTATGACATGAGTCGATACCGGCCTTCGGCAGAGCCACCACAGCCAAGTTCCCAGCAGCCCCCATCATCCCAGGCCGACAGTTTCTCCCAAATCCCCAAGACGCATCGGGTCATGACCTTGGCAGATCACATTTCG CATATTATAACCCAGGACTTTGCCCGGAATCAAGAACCTCCCACAGTTTCCTCTTTAGCCTCTGCCACATTCCAGAGCACGATGCCACCCGCGTCTTCGTCAAGTCGAGCCAAGGCGTCCAGCCGCTACAGCCCCGAGAACCAAATCCAGGCCCCACATCACCACCGTCCCTCCAGCAGGGTTTCCCCGGAAAACGCCACCGACAAACTCCGATCCAG GCCTGGCAAGTCTCCAGAGAGAGGTGGGAGGCAGATGGAGAACTATGAGCCCATCTCACCACCGCAGAGCTACCAAGACATGGAAAAGCAGGAGACTGGTGGGCCTGCACCTCAAAGGCGAGAGGCGGACAACTCTGAGATCAG GAGTGACTCGCGGTCCCCTGGCAGTGTCAGTTACCTGCCCTCCTTCTTCACCAAACTAGAAAACACCTCACCTATGGTGAAATCCAAAAAGCAGGAGATCTTTCGTAAGTTGAACTCCACATCTGGTGTTGGTGATTCTGATGTTG GAAATGCTCAACCAGGCACAGAAATTTTCAACTTGCCTGCTGTTACCAGCTCCA GTAGCATCAACCCTAGGAACCACTCCTTTAGTGACCCTGCGAGTAATTTGGGCCTAGAGGACATAATCCGTAAAGCCTTAATGGGTAACTTGGAGGACAGACCAGAGGAGCACCAAGGTGCCATCAGCAACACATCCAACACAAGCAGTGACACCCGCCAGGAGGCCAACCCGTCGCCCAGCATAG CGAAGCAGAAGCAGAGTAAAGCCAACAGCCGTAAATCGAAGTCACCTAACCTGGGTCAGGCCTACTCGGGAGGGGATCGCCCCTCCTCGGTGTCCTCCGTACACTCCGAGGGAGACTATCACAGACAAGCACAAGCCCAGTCCCAATGGAGTTGGGATGACCGACCTTCATCGGCAG GCTCCATGCAGTTCCCTTACAACCCACTGACCATGCGCATAATGAGCAGCACGCCACCCACCTCCATCTCGTCTCCCTCCATACAGAGCCACCAGCAGCAGCCACAGCAGCAGCCGCCGCTTCCTGCTGGAGCTATAGTGCGCCCACAGTGTGGTGTGTGGCAGCAGCCTCTGATGTCAGAGCAATACGAGCCCCTGTCGGACAGCGATGACTGA